The Alphaproteobacteria bacterium genome contains the following window.
GGCAACCCGCATGAAAAAGGAAGACTTCGATTTATTTGCCGATATGGTCAAAAAGCGTTCGGGCTTGGTGCTGACGTCTGAAAAAGCCTATCTGCTTGAATCCCGCTTGATGCCGGTAGCCCGCAAATTGGGTTTAAAAGACTTGGAAGAACTTGCGGCAAGCCTGCGCAGCAAACGCGATGAAAAAGTCATGGAAGCCATTACGGAAGCCATGACAACAAATGAAACCTTCTTCTTTCGTGACCAAAAACCGTTTGACCAATTTCGTCAGGTTGTGTTGCCGCATATGTTAAAAGTGCGTGCGGCAAAGAAATCACTGCGCATCTGGTCAGCGGCGTCCAGCACGGGGCAGGAAGCCTATTCGCTTGCCATGATATTGTCGGAAGAAGCGCATAAAATGCCTGGCTGGCATATTGAAATCATCGGTACGGATATCTCACAGGAAGTGGTCGATAAAGCCAAAGCAGGGCTTTACAACCAGTTTGAAGTGCAACGCGGCTTACCCGTAACCATGCTGGTCAAGTACTTCCAGCAAAAGGAAGATAAATGGCAAATCAGCGATAAAATCAAAGGCATGGTTCAATACCGTGTAATGAACTTGCTTGAAGACTGGGGCCCAATTGGACTATTCGACATTATCTTCTGTCGCAATGTCCTCATTTATTTTGATCAATCGACAAAAGCAAAACTGCTTGAACGCCAAAGCCAGGTGCTTGCGCCCGATGGCGCGTTATTCCTTGGCGGCGCTGAATCCGTCCTCGGCATTTGCGATAAATTCAAAAGCGTTGAAAGCCAACGCGGCATTTATATTCCCACGGTTTGCCCTGCCGAGTTATGGAAAGCCGCGTAAATCCTATGCCAACCGCAATCGACGTTTTTTTAATTGCTGGACAAAGCAATGCCGTCGGTGAAGGAGATAGC
Protein-coding sequences here:
- a CDS encoding protein-glutamate O-methyltransferase; translation: MKKEDFDLFADMVKKRSGLVLTSEKAYLLESRLMPVARKLGLKDLEELAASLRSKRDEKVMEAITEAMTTNETFFFRDQKPFDQFRQVVLPHMLKVRAAKKSLRIWSAASSTGQEAYSLAMILSEEAHKMPGWHIEIIGTDISQEVVDKAKAGLYNQFEVQRGLPVTMLVKYFQQKEDKWQISDKIKGMVQYRVMNLLEDWGPIGLFDIIFCRNVLIYFDQSTKAKLLERQSQVLAPDGALFLGGAESVLGICDKFKSVESQRGIYIPTVCPAELWKAA